One window from the genome of Variovorax sp. PAMC26660 encodes:
- a CDS encoding VOC family protein, which produces MKFGYTIVYVPDVAQSLQFFEQAFGFQRKFLHESGTYGELLTGDTTLSFAAHELAASNFPQGHVAASESAKPLGMELGFVTDDVKAAHDRAVAAGASELTPPTSKPWGQVVSYVRCPDGTLVELCSPIGG; this is translated from the coding sequence ATGAAATTCGGCTACACCATCGTCTACGTCCCCGACGTGGCCCAGTCCCTCCAGTTCTTCGAGCAGGCCTTTGGTTTCCAGAGAAAGTTCCTGCATGAATCGGGCACCTATGGCGAGCTGCTCACGGGAGACACCACGCTCTCTTTCGCCGCACATGAACTGGCCGCATCGAACTTTCCACAAGGGCACGTGGCCGCATCGGAGTCGGCCAAGCCGCTGGGCATGGAACTCGGCTTTGTCACCGATGACGTGAAAGCTGCGCACGACCGCGCCGTCGCGGCTGGCGCATCGGAACTCACGCCGCCGACATCCAAGCCGTGGGGTCAGGTGGTCTCGTACGTGCGTTGCCCTGATGGCACGCTGGTCGAGCTGTGCTCCCCCATCGGCGGTTGA